Proteins from one Fragaria vesca subsp. vesca linkage group LG6, FraVesHawaii_1.0, whole genome shotgun sequence genomic window:
- the LOC101303831 gene encoding uncharacterized protein LOC101303831, with protein MAHPQDHGFCSNGAARLALVLVGVCLVGYTVRQSLHWRFIMETSSCPPCLCDCSDESALVPIGEIPFSMIANLCVYQICLKKDCGKHEPEMKEEMEKDIVALMSEELSLQEAVANETLQRSEELLRTARSVSLHYQKEAEKCTAGVETCEEARERAQGQLAEELKASEIWERRARELGWEEMTI; from the exons ATGGCTCATCCTCAAGACCATGGCTTTTGTTCTAATGGTGCTGCGAGGCTGGCTTTGGTTTTGGTTGGTGTGTGTTTGGTTGGTTACACCGTACGTCAATCACTACATTGGCGCTTTATTATGGAGACTAGTTCATGTCCTCCATGTCTTTGTGACTGTTCAGATGAATCTGCCCTCGTACCTATAGGTGAGATTCCCTTTTCAATGATTGCAAATCTATGTGTTTACCAAATATGTTTGAAGAAAG ACTGTGGAAAACATGAACCAGAAATGAAAGAAGAAATGGAGAAGGATATCGTCGCATTGATGTCGGAAGAGCTAAGTTTGCAGGAGGCTGTTGCAAATGAAACCCTGCAACGGAGCGAAGAGTTGTTGAGAACTGCTAGGAGTGTCTCTTTACACTACCAAAAAGAAGCTGAAAAATGTACTGCAGGAGTGGAAACTTGTGAAGAAGCAAGGGAGAGGGCTCAAGGGCAACTTGCAGAAGAGCTCAAGGCTTCAGAAATATGGGAGAGACGAGCTCGAGAGCTCGGTTGGGAAGAAATGACAATATGA